Below is a genomic region from Streptomyces sp. NBC_00461.
GGGGGTGTGGGCCTGCGCCGGGACCAGGAGGTTCATCGGGTGTTCTCCCTGGGGAACCCAGCGGCTCACGGGTTGGTAGCCGCCCCTACCCAGGGGTCCGTGATTCCAACCACTTCTTGGTCCCAGTGGGTTCCGGCCGGTCGCGCGAGCACGTCCGGCCGGCTGCCCTCACCGACTGCCACCGGCTGCCGTCAAAGGTCGCCTACCCACTGGCGCCTACCCACTCAGGACGGCGTGTCGTCGTCCTCGGCCTCGTCGTTTTCGGCCATTACCGGGGAGGCGTGGTGGGACCAGAGCTTCCAGCCGGCGGGGGTGCGGCGGAACACGTTGGTGGCGACCACCAGCTGGCCGACCAGCGGGCCGAGTTCGTCGCCGCCCTCGGGGGCGGGGCCGCCGCTGAGGATGTTCTCGGTGCAGTTCACCAGGGCGGTGTCACCGGTGACGGAGACGTGCACGTCGGTGAGGAAGAACTGGATGTAGTCGGTGTTCGCCATGATCAGCGCGTACGACCTCAGGACCTCGCCGCGGCCGGTGAGCACGGGCCAGCCGGGGTGCACGCACGAGACCACGCCGACCTCCGCCGGATCGTGGTACTCCTCGTCGACGCCCAGGTCGGACGGGGCGAGCCAGAGCGAGGACAGTTCCTCGAAGTCACCGCGCTCCATCGTCTCGTAGAAGGTGGTGTTGGCGGCTTCCACCTGCTCGACGTCCGTGTGGGGGGCGCTCACCGGGCTCCTTCTGCACCGTGTGCACCGGGGGCGCGCTCCGTCGTCTGCGCCCCGCTCACGGGGGCGGCGCCCGGCGCGATGCCCGCGGCGCGCGCACCTTCCACGGCGCGCGCGACCTGTACGGCGTCCGCCGTCGCGCGCACCTCGTGCACACGTACCGCCCACGCTCCGGCGTGCGCCGCGAGTGCGGAGACGGCGGCCGTGGCGGCGTCGCGCTCGCGCGCGGGCGGCGGGGCCCCCTCCGGTCCGGCCAGCACGCGCCCGAGGAACCGCTTGCGGGAGGCGGCGACGAGCAGGGGGTGACCGAGGCCGAGCAGGCGGTCGAGATGGGCCAGCAGGACGAGGTCGTGCTCGGCGTCCTTGGAGAAGCCGAGGCCCGGGTCGACGACGATGCGGTCGGGGGCGACGCCGCCCGCCAGAACGGCCTCCACGCGTGCGTGCAGTTCGTCGACGACCTCGGTGACGACGTCGTCGTACACGCCCTTGACGTTGCCGCCCTCCAGGAAGCCGCGCCAGTGCATGACGACGAAGGGCGCGCCGGCCTCTGCCACCACCGGGATCATCGTGGGGTCCGCGAGGCCGCCGCTGACGTCGTTGACGAGGCCGGCGCCTGCGGCGAGGGCCTGTGCGGCGACGGACGCGCGCATGGTGTCGACGGAGACGGTGACGCCCTCCGAGGCGAGGCCGCGGACGACAGGGATGACGCGCTTGAGTTCCTCGGCCTCGTCGACGCGGGTGGCGCCGGGACGAGTGGACTCGCCACCGACGTCGACCAGGTCCGCGCCCTCGGCGACCAGTTCGAGACCGTGTTTGACGGCGGCCGTCGTGTCGAAGAAGCGGCCGCCGTCGGAGAAGGAGTCGGGTGTGACGTTCACGACCCCCATGACCGCGCAGCGGTCCCATTCCGGAAGGCCGACGACGCGCCCGCGTCCGTTCTGCTTGCTCATACGTTCAGCGTAGGCCCAGGGCCCGCCC
It encodes:
- a CDS encoding nuclear transport factor 2 family protein codes for the protein MSAPHTDVEQVEAANTTFYETMERGDFEELSSLWLAPSDLGVDEEYHDPAEVGVVSCVHPGWPVLTGRGEVLRSYALIMANTDYIQFFLTDVHVSVTGDTALVNCTENILSGGPAPEGGDELGPLVGQLVVATNVFRRTPAGWKLWSHHASPVMAENDEAEDDDTPS
- the folP gene encoding dihydropteroate synthase, translated to MSKQNGRGRVVGLPEWDRCAVMGVVNVTPDSFSDGGRFFDTTAAVKHGLELVAEGADLVDVGGESTRPGATRVDEAEELKRVIPVVRGLASEGVTVSVDTMRASVAAQALAAGAGLVNDVSGGLADPTMIPVVAEAGAPFVVMHWRGFLEGGNVKGVYDDVVTEVVDELHARVEAVLAGGVAPDRIVVDPGLGFSKDAEHDLVLLAHLDRLLGLGHPLLVAASRKRFLGRVLAGPEGAPPPARERDAATAAVSALAAHAGAWAVRVHEVRATADAVQVARAVEGARAAGIAPGAAPVSGAQTTERAPGAHGAEGAR